The Candidatus Methylacidiphilales bacterium sequence CGTCGCTCCGTCGCCAGAATGAACCAACTCGATCAACTCGAAAAATCAGGCATCCTCGCCCAAAAGAAAAAGAAAGAAGTCGCTGCCATCAAACGCGAAACCACACGCCTCCACCGTTACCTCGATGGCATCAAAGACATGGAGCACCTCCCCGGCGCTGTCGTCATCGTCGATGTCGTCAAAGAAGCCATAGCCGTCTCCGAAGCCCGCCGCCTCTCCATCCCCATCGTCGGCATCGTAGATACCAACGCCGACCCCGATATCATCGACTACCCCATCGCCGGCAACGACGACGCCATCCGCTCCATCCGCGCCATCCTCCAATCCCTCGCTGATGCCATCATCGAAGGAAAACAACAACGCGGTGAACACATCCCCCTCCGCAACCAAACCGGCACAGACGATGCCTCCATCTCCCTCACAGCCGTATCCGCTTAAAAACACCGCCATCAACAACCCCCCACACTCCCCCTCCAACCCTAAAACCTTCAACACCAGTCCCAACACCATGAGCACACCCATCTCAGCCGAACTTGTCCGCCAACTCCGCGAACGCACCAACGCCGGCATGATGGACTGCAAAAAAGCCCTCGAAGCCACCTCCGGCGATCTACAAGCCGCCGAGACGTGGCTCAGAAAACAAGGCGCCGTCACCGCCCAAAAAAAAGCCACCCGCGCCACAAAAGAAGGCCTAATCGCCTCCTACATCCACGCCGGCGGAAAAGTCGGCGTCCTCATCGAAGTCAACTGCGAAACCGATTTCGTCGCCCGCAACGAAACCTTCAAAGAATTCGTCAAAGACGTCACCCTCCAAATCGCAGCCGCCTCCCCCCTCTACATCTCACGCGAAGAAGTCGACCCCGC is a genomic window containing:
- the tsf gene encoding translation elongation factor Ts yields the protein MPSSKENNNAVNTSPSATKPAQTMPPSPSQPYPLKNTAINNPPHSPSNPKTFNTSPNTMSTPISAELVRQLRERTNAGMMDCKKALEATSGDLQAAETWLRKQGAVTAQKKATRATKEGLIASYIHAGGKVGVLIEVNCETDFVARNETFKEFVKDVTLQIAAASPLYISREEVDPALIAKEKEIAAEQFKDKPPTAIEKILAGKIEKLYSTICLLEQPFIKDPTITVKDLLTRKIAEIGENIVIKRFTRYQLGE
- the rpsB gene encoding 30S ribosomal protein S2 yields the protein MPRIEVKQLIEAGVHFGHRTQRWNPKMKPFIYQAYQGIHIINPEITARQLDDACNFLRKLSAQGEKTLFIGTKKQAQSVIEEVALASQSPYVNQRWLGGTLTNIITIRRSVARMNQLDQLEKSGILAQKKKKEVAAIKRETTRLHRYLDGIKDMEHLPGAVVIVDVVKEAIAVSEARRLSIPIVGIVDTNADPDIIDYPIAGNDDAIRSIRAILQSLADAIIEGKQQRGEHIPLRNQTGTDDASISLTAVSA